A region from the Salvelinus fontinalis isolate EN_2023a chromosome 23, ASM2944872v1, whole genome shotgun sequence genome encodes:
- the idh1 gene encoding isocitrate dehydrogenase [NADP] cytoplasmic, translated as MSQKIKAGSVVEMQGDEMTRVIWELIKEKLIFPYLEMDLHSYDLGMENRDATDDKVTVEAAEATQRYNVGIKCATITPDENRVEEFKLKQMWRSPNGTIRNILGGTVFREAIICKNIPRLVPGWVKPIIIGRHAHGDQYKATDFVVPGPGRLEMKFTPKSGEPMNFVVHDFEGSGGVALGMYNTDSSIRDFAHSSFQMGLVKGWPLYLSTKNTILKKYDGRFKDIFQEIYEKEYRSKFEQKGIWYEHRLIDDMVAQAMKSDGGFIWACKNYDGDVQSDSVAQGYGSLGMMTSVLICPDGRTVESEAAHGTVTRHYRQHQQGKETSTNPIASIFAWSRGLLHRAKLDDNAELRVFAEALEVVCIETIEAGFMTKDLAICVKGMADTKRSDYLNTFEFLDKLAENLKIKMSNQPKL; from the exons ATGTCTCAGAAGATCAAGGCAGGGTCGGTGGTGGAGATGCAGGGGGATGAGATGACCAGAGTCATCTGGGAGCTCATTAAGGAGAAGCTCATCTTCCCCTACCTGGAGATGGACCTGCACAG CTACGACCTAGGCATGGAGAACCGCGACGCCACGGACGACAAGGTTACCGTTGAGGCGGCGGAGGCGACGCAACGATACAACGTGGGCATTAAGTGTGCCACCATCACGCCGGACGAGAACCGGGTGGAGGAGTTCAAGTTGAAGCAGATGTGGCGCTCGCCCAACGGAACCATCCGTAACATCCTGGGAGGCACCGTGTTCAGGGAGGCCATCATCTGTAAGAACATCCCCCGCCTGGTGCCCGGCTGGGTCAAACCCATCATCATCGGCAGGCACGCCCACGGAGACCAG TACAAGGCCACAGACTTTGTAGTACCAGGGCCTGGGAGATTGGAGATGAAATTCACACCCAAGTCTGGGGAGCCAATGAACTTTGTCGTCCATGACTTTGAAG gttCAGGTGGCGTGGCTCTGGGGATGTACAACACAGACAGCTCCATCAGGGACTTTGCCCACAGCTCCTTCCAGATGGGCCTGGTTAAAGGCTGGCCTCTGTATCTCAGCACCAAGAACACCATCCTCAAGAAGTATGACGGACGCTTCAAAGATATCTTCCAGGAGATCTACGAGAA GGAGTACCGCTCTAAGTTTGAGCAGAAGGGGATCTGGTATGAGCATCGTCTGATTGATGACATGGTGGCTCAGGCTATGAAGTCTGATGGAGGATTCATCTGGGCCTGCAAGAACTACGACGGAGACGTTCAGTCTGACTCTGTAGCACAAG GCTATGGGTCCCTGGGTATGATGACCAGTGTGCTCATCTGTCCTGACGGCCGTACAGTAGAGTCAGAGGCTGCCCACGGTACAGTAACACGCCACTACAGACAGCACCAGCAGGGCAAGGAGACCTCCACCAACCCCATTG CGTCCATTTTTGCGTGGTCGCGGGGGCTGCTGCACCGGGCGAAGCTGGATGACAACGCAGAGCTGCGTGTGTTTGCTGAGGCCCTGGAGGTCGTCTGCATTGAGACCATCGAGGCTGGCTTCATGACCAAGGATCTGGCTATCTGTGTCAAAGGCATGGCaga TACCAAACGCTCAGACTACCTGAACACCTTTGAATTCTTGGATAAGCTGGCGGAGAACCTGAAGATCAAGATGTCCAACCAACCCAAACTGTGA